A DNA window from Desulfatibacillum aliphaticivorans DSM 15576 contains the following coding sequences:
- a CDS encoding NAD(P)H-dependent oxidoreductase: MKILVLLAHPDKNSFNHAIAQTVVDQLELSGHKVFFHDLYEEGFNPLLPAEEIPSDAKLPPEIDSHCWELALAEGIVIVHPNWWGQPPAILKGWVDRVVRPEVAYRFLEGDGGEGVPVGLLKAQTAVVLNTSNTPGQREDELFGDPLDILWRECIFGLCGVEFFHRRMFRVVCTSTEDERRGWLAEVKQLIKSTFNE; encoded by the coding sequence ATGAAAATTCTCGTCTTATTAGCTCATCCGGATAAAAACAGCTTCAATCACGCCATTGCCCAGACCGTGGTGGACCAATTGGAGCTCAGCGGCCATAAGGTGTTTTTTCATGATTTGTACGAAGAGGGGTTTAACCCGCTTTTGCCTGCTGAGGAAATCCCGTCCGACGCCAAGCTGCCCCCCGAAATCGACTCCCATTGTTGGGAGCTGGCTTTGGCCGAGGGCATCGTGATCGTGCATCCCAACTGGTGGGGCCAGCCGCCCGCCATTTTAAAAGGCTGGGTGGACAGGGTGGTTCGGCCCGAGGTGGCCTACCGTTTTCTGGAAGGGGACGGCGGCGAAGGCGTGCCCGTAGGCCTTTTAAAAGCGCAGACCGCGGTGGTGCTTAATACGTCCAATACACCGGGCCAGCGTGAGGATGAGCTCTTTGGCGATCCCCTGGACATATTATGGCGGGAGTGCATTTTCGGCTTGTGCGGGGTGGAGTTTTTTCATCGCCGGATGTTTCGGGTTGTATGCACGTCCACCGAGGACGAAAGGCGGGGTTGGCTGGCGGAGGTCAAGCAGCTTATTAAGTCAACTTTTAATGAATAA
- a CDS encoding class II fumarate hydratase, with protein sequence MNKRREEDSLGPVWVAGDVYYGSQTQRAVENFPISSTPFPHAVILAMVRIKRLAAGVHQYLDLLPGEIAGAIVQAAQEVESGAMGDQFPVDVYQTGSGTSSNMNVNEVLAGRANEILTGKRGGKHPVHPNDHVNLGQSSNDVVPSAVHIACLTSLDDDLLPALKILHASLEKQAKALQPVLKTGRTHFMDALPVRVGQEFGGYARQVELAMERIQGVYPRLGELALGGTGVGTGLNAHPDMARRVVRKLAEETGLPFTRAKSRFEAMGARDALVELSCVLKTLAVGLMKIASDIRLMACGPRCGIGEIRLPALQPGSSFMPGKVNPVLPESVLQVGARVIGNDATAAVCGHMGSLELNTMIPVLAQCVLESIKLLASSSRAFAEKCIDGLEADEIRCRDMLDQSTGLATLLVPDMGYDQAAELAREAHESGKTVRELAMEKGLLSAREWKDLLEGL encoded by the coding sequence ATGAACAAGCGAAGGGAAGAAGACAGCCTGGGGCCTGTGTGGGTGGCCGGGGACGTTTATTACGGCTCCCAAACCCAAAGGGCCGTGGAAAATTTTCCCATCAGTTCCACGCCTTTTCCTCATGCTGTGATTTTAGCCATGGTCAGGATCAAGCGATTGGCCGCCGGCGTCCACCAATACCTGGACCTGCTGCCCGGGGAAATCGCCGGGGCAATCGTCCAGGCGGCCCAAGAGGTGGAATCCGGCGCCATGGGCGATCAGTTCCCGGTGGATGTCTACCAGACCGGGTCCGGCACCTCATCCAACATGAACGTGAACGAGGTGCTGGCAGGCCGCGCCAATGAGATCCTTACCGGCAAGAGGGGCGGAAAGCATCCGGTGCATCCCAACGATCACGTGAACCTGGGGCAATCCTCCAACGACGTGGTTCCGTCGGCGGTGCACATCGCATGCCTTACGAGCCTGGATGACGATCTGCTGCCGGCGCTGAAAATTCTGCACGCCAGCCTGGAAAAACAGGCGAAAGCCTTGCAGCCGGTCCTTAAGACGGGCAGAACCCATTTTATGGACGCCCTGCCAGTTCGTGTGGGCCAGGAATTCGGCGGATACGCCAGGCAAGTGGAACTGGCCATGGAGAGAATCCAGGGCGTATATCCCAGGCTCGGCGAACTCGCCTTGGGTGGAACCGGCGTAGGCACGGGGCTTAACGCTCATCCGGACATGGCGCGGAGGGTGGTGCGGAAACTGGCCGAGGAAACCGGGCTGCCGTTCACCCGAGCTAAAAGCCGTTTTGAGGCCATGGGCGCAAGGGACGCCCTGGTGGAGCTTTCCTGCGTCTTGAAAACCCTGGCCGTCGGGCTCATGAAAATCGCCTCGGACATCCGTCTGATGGCCTGCGGACCGCGTTGCGGAATAGGGGAGATCCGTTTGCCCGCGCTTCAGCCCGGCTCGTCCTTTATGCCGGGCAAGGTCAACCCGGTCCTTCCCGAATCCGTCCTCCAGGTGGGGGCCAGGGTGATCGGCAACGACGCAACGGCCGCTGTGTGCGGTCACATGGGCAGTTTGGAGTTGAACACCATGATCCCCGTTCTGGCCCAGTGCGTGTTGGAAAGCATCAAGTTGCTGGCTTCCTCCTCGCGGGCTTTTGCGGAAAAATGCATAGACGGGCTGGAGGCGGACGAAATCCGATGCCGGGACATGCTTGACCAGAGCACGGGGCTCGCCACTTTGTTAGTTCCGGACATGGGGTACGATCAAGCCGCCGAGTTGGCCCGCGAGGCCCATGAATCAGGAAAAACCGTCCGGGAGTTGGCCATGGAAAAAGGCCTGCTTTCCGCCAGAGAATGGAAAGATCTTTTGGAAGGATTATAA
- a CDS encoding 3-oxoacyl-ACP synthase III translates to MKTAIQALAYELPPIRLSSRAIEDQLHSTMERLNMPRKIIEGLTGIRERRLWEPQTLVSDAAARAAQKALDNAGISPRDIGCLISTSVCKDYVEPSVASMVHGALGLPPECLNFDVCNACLGFINGMETVSLMIRSGAIDYGMIINGESSREPIEATIERLKNPETGAEAFRENFATLTLGSGAAAMILCREDLATTSHVINGGVSMAATQHCRLCLGQKDSMVADAPSVMKYGVELAGRTWEKAAQSLENWTDETIDAYIPHQVSARNTRVLCRSLGLNQDKMYLNYPLLGNIGPAAIPITLAMAEEVGRVKTGDHVALLGIGSGLNCSMMSLTW, encoded by the coding sequence ATGAAAACCGCCATCCAGGCCCTGGCCTACGAACTGCCGCCCATCCGCCTTTCTTCCAGGGCCATCGAGGATCAACTGCACTCCACCATGGAGCGCCTGAATATGCCCCGGAAAATCATTGAAGGGCTCACCGGCATTCGGGAAAGACGATTGTGGGAACCCCAAACCCTGGTAAGCGACGCAGCAGCCCGCGCCGCCCAAAAAGCCCTGGACAACGCCGGGATAAGCCCTCGAGACATCGGCTGCCTTATCAGCACCTCCGTTTGCAAAGATTACGTGGAGCCTTCCGTGGCCAGCATGGTGCACGGCGCCCTGGGGTTGCCGCCCGAATGCCTGAACTTCGATGTTTGCAACGCCTGTCTGGGCTTCATCAACGGCATGGAAACCGTGTCTCTCATGATCCGTTCTGGCGCTATTGATTACGGCATGATCATCAACGGCGAAAGCTCGCGCGAGCCCATCGAAGCCACCATAGAACGCCTGAAAAACCCCGAAACCGGCGCCGAAGCCTTTCGGGAGAACTTCGCCACACTGACCTTGGGGTCCGGAGCGGCGGCCATGATCTTATGCAGGGAGGATCTGGCGACCACAAGCCATGTGATTAACGGCGGAGTCAGTATGGCGGCCACCCAGCATTGCAGGTTGTGCCTGGGCCAGAAGGACTCCATGGTTGCCGACGCCCCCAGCGTGATGAAATACGGAGTGGAACTGGCCGGCCGCACCTGGGAGAAGGCGGCCCAAAGCCTGGAAAACTGGACCGACGAAACCATAGACGCATACATCCCCCATCAGGTCAGCGCCCGAAACACAAGGGTTTTGTGCCGAAGCCTGGGGCTTAATCAGGACAAAATGTATTTGAACTACCCCTTGCTGGGAAACATAGGCCCGGCGGCCATCCCCATCACCCTGGCCATGGCCGAGGAAGTGGGAAGGGTTAAGACGGGAGATCATGTGGCTTTGTTGGGCATCGGGAGCGGTTTGAATTGCTCTATGATGAGCCTCACATGGTGA
- a CDS encoding glycosyltransferase family 2 protein yields MKLSVVIPVYNELETLREILDAVLAVELEDIEKEIVAVDDCSTDGTTDLLKKLSDELGIKVQFHEVNQGKGAALRTGFKAATGDIIIIQDADLEYDPNEYPKLLKPIIRGKADVVYGSRFAGGESHRVLYFWHSVGNKFLTLLSNMFTNLNLTDMEVCYKVFTKDVISQLTVCENRFGFEPEITAKVSRMGCRIYEVGISYAGRTYSEGKKIGWRDGFRAIWCILKYNLIEK; encoded by the coding sequence ATGAAACTCTCGGTTGTCATCCCCGTGTACAATGAATTGGAAACCCTCAGGGAAATCCTGGACGCAGTTCTCGCTGTGGAATTGGAAGACATAGAAAAGGAAATTGTGGCCGTGGACGATTGCTCCACGGACGGGACGACCGATCTCCTGAAAAAGCTGAGCGATGAACTGGGAATCAAGGTCCAGTTCCACGAGGTCAATCAAGGCAAGGGCGCCGCTTTGCGTACGGGATTCAAAGCGGCCACGGGCGACATCATCATCATCCAGGACGCGGATCTGGAATACGACCCCAACGAGTATCCCAAACTTTTAAAGCCCATCATCAGGGGCAAGGCCGACGTGGTGTACGGCTCCCGGTTCGCCGGAGGGGAGTCCCATAGGGTCTTGTATTTCTGGCATTCCGTGGGCAACAAGTTTCTGACCCTTCTTTCCAACATGTTCACCAATCTTAACCTTACGGACATGGAAGTCTGCTACAAGGTCTTTACCAAGGACGTGATCTCCCAACTGACCGTTTGCGAAAATCGCTTTGGATTTGAGCCGGAAATCACGGCCAAGGTGTCCAGGATGGGATGCCGGATTTATGAGGTGGGCATTTCCTACGCGGGCCGCACCTATTCGGAAGGCAAGAAAATCGGCTGGAGAGACGGCTTTCGCGCCATCTGGTGCATTCTTAAGTACAACCTGATAGAAAAATAA
- a CDS encoding MarR family winged helix-turn-helix transcriptional regulator, translating into MNEANEQVRPVNDQDLAELFHRAARMMGRSHHRRSGFRRHGQNRALSVIMEKGPINQRELLEILDVRSSSLSEMLAKLERKELIVRQRNEEDKRSFIVSATDKAKADFSGRGRGRSSSEGVFTCLEDEERGQLKNILEKMIASLGDEAPGRRSGFGRCGDGRGRRGFSEGSRKGRGRRPRDRGGRDEEAVE; encoded by the coding sequence ATGAACGAAGCAAACGAACAAGTCAGACCAGTCAACGACCAGGATCTGGCGGAGTTGTTTCACCGTGCGGCTCGCATGATGGGCAGGTCCCATCATCGCCGTTCCGGATTTCGCCGCCATGGCCAGAACCGGGCTCTTTCCGTCATCATGGAAAAAGGGCCTATCAACCAGAGGGAATTGCTGGAAATTTTGGACGTCAGGTCTTCTTCCTTAAGCGAGATGCTGGCCAAGTTGGAGCGGAAGGAACTCATCGTACGCCAACGCAACGAGGAGGATAAAAGGAGCTTTATCGTCTCGGCCACGGACAAGGCCAAAGCCGATTTTTCCGGCCGCGGCAGGGGGCGCAGCAGTTCGGAGGGCGTTTTCACCTGCCTGGAGGATGAAGAACGGGGCCAGCTTAAGAATATCCTGGAAAAAATGATCGCCTCCCTGGGAGACGAGGCTCCGGGCCGGCGCTCCGGATTCGGCCGTTGCGGAGACGGAAGAGGCAGGAGAGGCTTTAGCGAAGGAAGCCGCAAGGGCAGGGGGCGCAGGCCACGCGATCGCGGCGGCAGGGATGAAGAAGCCGTCGAGTAG
- a CDS encoding trans-sulfuration enzyme family protein, which translates to MKKETQCVQAGTLKDNQYQGLNSPLYTSTAYGYMDKEEVCYPRYFTTPNQGAVVKKICALEGAEDGLLFSSGMAAVSTTILAHTRSGDHVILLDDLYGGTHSMATADFERLGLEYDFVATSLEAIMAAQKPNTTMVIIESPTNPLMNILDIKATADWARENKITSLMDNTFGTSINQTPLALGIDIVVHSGTKYMGGHSDVCCGFALASKKKMQPILDLARHLGGSLDSFAAYLLERSLKTLAIRVERQCQNAQALAEFLEAHPKIVKVNYPGLPNFPGHDIAKKQMKLFGAMMSFELDESIGDVDVFLRKLKVIHPAVSLGGVESSICSPKDTSHKPMTAEERARVGISDFLLRLSIGIEHIDDLKEDIEQALT; encoded by the coding sequence ATGAAAAAGGAAACCCAGTGCGTGCAGGCAGGAACCCTAAAGGATAATCAATACCAGGGATTGAACAGCCCCTTATACACCTCCACGGCCTATGGATATATGGATAAGGAAGAGGTCTGCTATCCCAGGTATTTCACCACGCCCAATCAAGGGGCTGTCGTAAAAAAAATCTGCGCCCTGGAAGGCGCGGAAGACGGTTTGCTCTTCAGCTCAGGCATGGCCGCCGTCAGCACAACTATCCTGGCCCACACCAGGTCGGGGGATCACGTGATCCTGCTGGACGACCTGTACGGCGGCACCCACTCCATGGCCACCGCCGACTTTGAGCGTCTGGGCCTGGAATACGACTTCGTCGCCACAAGCCTTGAAGCGATCATGGCCGCCCAAAAGCCCAACACAACCATGGTGATCATTGAATCCCCAACCAACCCCCTGATGAACATCCTGGATATCAAGGCAACGGCGGATTGGGCCAGGGAGAATAAGATCACCTCCCTTATGGACAACACATTTGGCACCAGCATCAACCAGACTCCCCTGGCTCTGGGGATCGACATTGTAGTGCACAGCGGCACCAAATACATGGGAGGCCATAGCGACGTGTGCTGCGGATTCGCCCTGGCTTCCAAGAAAAAAATGCAGCCGATCCTGGACCTGGCCCGGCATCTGGGCGGCAGTCTGGACAGCTTTGCGGCCTATTTGCTGGAACGCAGCCTGAAAACCCTGGCCATCCGGGTGGAGCGCCAGTGCCAAAACGCCCAGGCCCTGGCGGAATTCCTGGAGGCGCATCCCAAGATCGTCAAGGTCAACTATCCGGGGCTGCCCAATTTTCCCGGCCACGATATCGCCAAAAAACAAATGAAACTTTTTGGCGCCATGATGTCCTTTGAATTGGACGAATCCATCGGGGACGTGGATGTCTTTTTAAGAAAGCTGAAGGTGATCCACCCGGCGGTGAGCCTGGGAGGCGTGGAATCCTCCATATGCTCGCCCAAGGACACCTCGCATAAGCCTATGACCGCCGAAGAACGCGCCCGGGTGGGAATTTCAGACTTCCTGTTGCGCCTTTCCATTGGCATCGAACACATCGACGACCTAAAGGAAGACATTGAACAGGCTCTGACCTAA